The following coding sequences lie in one Glycine max cultivar Williams 82 chromosome 19, Glycine_max_v4.0, whole genome shotgun sequence genomic window:
- the LOC100818761 gene encoding uncharacterized protein, producing MAGLLAWAVGGGGGKEAEDDGIIPILFSADQQKYVNELDQKASSLRRWIHDLRQRLPPQDISQSLPHLHAHSLASNAALALQLNSHSTTRQQAQLREVTLKEENAAFENAISDCENKIKEKLQEADLLREKLKVRIVIFIVRLVLVQLIYIYIYIYIYISEVENMKQPSWVSDGWEEEKKANSKAGLEAESALLDELEKKKKDMSSMENAVHELEKKWAQVQENALKQPSPGQREKTLDKHLHGLIEQLAVKQAQAEGLLGEIHLKEMELERLNGLWRRTESSNSEANTAARNRFSKGSSDKLHSLSDYEGHQRLPYHSAGRTESQQRLMLLRSAFVLYILALHILVFIRLSF from the exons ATGGCTGGGTTACTGGCATGGGCGGTAGGAGGTGGCGGAGGAAAAGAAGCGGAGGACGACGGCATCATCCCAATCCTGTTTTCTGCAGATCAGCAAAAGTACGTCAACGAACTCGATCAGAAGGCGAGCTCTCTCCGGCGTTGGATCCATGATCTACGGCAAAGATTGCCTCCCCAGGACATCTCCCAGAGCCTCCCACACCTCCACGCCCACTCCCTGGCCTCCAACGCCGCCCTCGCCCTCCAATTAAACTCCCACTCCACCACGCGCCAACAG GCCCAACTTAGAGAGGTGACGTTGAAGGAAGAGAATGCTGCGTTCGAAAATGCAATATCAGATtgtgagaataaaataaaggagaaattgCAGGAGGCTGATTTACTGAGGGAAAAGTTGAAGGTTAGGATTGTGATTTTTATTGTGAGATTGGTTTTGGttcaattgatttatatatatatatatatatatatatat atatctgagGTGGAGAATATGAAGCAGCCAAGTTGGGTATCTGATGGTTgggaggaagagaagaaggcaAATTCTAAAGCTGGATTGGAGGCAGAATCAGCTTTACTAGATGAAttggaaaagaagaagaaagatatg AGTTCAATGGAGAATGCTGTACATGAGTTGGAGAAGAAATGGGCACAAGTTCAGGAAAATGCACTTAAACAGCCTTCCCCTG ggcaaagggagaagacattGGATAAACACCTGCATGGTCTAATTGAGCAACTAGCAGTTAAACAG GCACAAGCTGAGGGCTTACTTGGTGAAATTCATCTGAAAGAAATGGAGCTCGAAAGATTGAATGGGCTATGGCGACGAACGGAGAGTAGCAATTCAGAGGCGAACACTGCTGCTAGGAATCGTTTCAGTAAAGGCTCCTCTGATAAGTTACATAGTTTGTCAGATTACGAAGGTCATCAGAGGCTTCCTTATCATTCTGCTGGCCGAACTGAAAGCCAGCAGAGGCTTATGCTACTCAGGTCGGCGTTCGTGCTCTATATTTTAGCTTTACATATACTGGTATTTATCAGGTTATCTTTTTAA
- the LOC100777436 gene encoding protein trichome birefringence-like 19 — MTMKFRANEVLNGKYTRATAKSVFLVPFTLLLIMLPLSLMRSSHESTPEISSVSVSSSLNNNTEVKQCNIFSGRWVHNPEAPYYSNETCHWIIDQQNCLKFGRPDREYLHWRWKPDECELPFFNATQFLNLVRGKKMAFVGDSVGRNQMQSLLCLLSHVSEPEDVSHKYSSDVVYFKRYFYHDYNFTLGNLWSPYFVRSSDADPRGHTYNSIMKLYVDEADEAWTSQVENFDIVIISSGQWFFRPLLFYEKGKLVGCNKCGMDNVTDLTHLYGYKKAFRTAFRALNSLENYKGVTFLRTFSPAHFENGDWNKGGKCVRTMPFTKQEMRLEDGAVEYILEMYVTQVEEFREAQRVATKRGLEFLMMNTTEIMLLRPDGHPNNYGHAKDKNVTLNDCVHWCLPGPVDTWNEFLLYMLDIMGSDAFFSSKLEKVF, encoded by the exons ATGACAATGAAGTTTCGGGCCAATGAGGTTCTCAATGGGAAGTACACAAGAGCCACAGCCAAAAGTGTTTTCCTGGTACCCTTCACTCTTCTTCTCATCATGCTCCCTCTTTCTCTCATGAGAAGCTCTCATGAATCAACTCCAGAGATATCTTCTGTAAGTGTAAGCAGCAGTTTGAACAACAACACAGAAGTAAAACAATGTAACATCTTTTCTGGAAGATGGGTGCATAATCCTGAAGCACCTTACTACAGCAATGAAACATGCCATTGGATAATAGACCAACAAAACTGCTTGAAGTTTGGGAGGCCTGATAGAGAGTACCTCCATTGGAGGTGGAAACCTGATGAATGTGAGCTTCCATTCTTCAATGCAACTCAATTCTTAAATCTTGTGAGAGGAAAGAAAATGGCATTTGTTGGAGACTCAGTGGGGAGAAACCAGATGCAGTCTTTGTTGTGCCTCCTAAGTCAT GTGTCTGAACCTGAGGATGTTTCTCATAAATATTCTTCTGATGTGGTATACTTCAAACGTTATTTCTACCATGATTACAATTTCACCCTTGGAAATCTATGGTCTCCATATTTTGTGAGATCCAGTGATGCTGACCCCAGAGGCCACACCTACAACAGCATCATGAAGTTGTATGTGGATGAGGCAGATGAAGCATGGACAAGCCAGGTTGAAAACTTTGACATAGTTATAATCTCATCAGGGCAATGGTTCTTCAGGCCACTATTGTTCTATGAAAAGGGTAAGCTTGTTGGATGCAACAAGTGTGGGATGGACAATGTGACAGACCTCACACACCTCTATGGATACAAGAAGGCATTCAGGACAGCATTTAGGGCACTCAATAGCCTTGAAAATTACAAAGGGGTCACATTTTTAAGGACATTCTCACCAGCACACTTTGAGAATGGTGATTGGAACAAGGGTGGGAAGTGTGTGAGGACTATGCCATTCACCAAGCAAGAAATGAGGCTTGAGGATGGGGCAGTTGAGTACATTCTAGAGATGTATGTGACACAAGTGGAGGAGTTTAGAGAGGCACAAAGGGTGGCCACAAAGAGAGGGTTGGAGTTTCTAATGATGAACACTACTGAAATTATGTTGCTTAGGCCTGATGGACACCCTAACAACTATGGACATGCCAAGGACAAAAATGTGACATTGAATGACTGTGTTCATTGGTGCTTGCCAGGGCCTGTTGACACATGGAATGAGTTTTTGCTCTATATGTTGGATATTATGGGAAGTGATGCATTTTTTAGTTCTAAGCTAGAGAAAGTTTTTTAA